A stretch of Chitinophaga caeni DNA encodes these proteins:
- a CDS encoding sensor histidine kinase — MANKKNELISNYYKNYSLWSMFKAKNLSPQKLAGFTALILSIISAIGIYIIEQKWQFALGAFIVTFLVSYYLYLYTLQNFIYRKIKLIYKFIYQTKATKREDFFNKKILPSKTIEEVSEDVEKWASQKREELENLRKNEAFRKEFLLNLSHELKTPIFAVQGYIHTLLDGAIDDPGVNRMFLKNATKNIDRLCRLLDDLDEISKLEIGEMSVAPDDFIIQDLIKDVFDTLSLKANQKNIKFQIKKGCEAPIRVWADKEKIRQVLINLIDNSIKYGKQDGSTIASIYNLDDKTVLIEISDDGHGMAEEHLPRVFERFYRTDKARSRDIGGTGLGLAIVKHIVEAHGQNITVRSKLEIGSTFGFTLQTAKD, encoded by the coding sequence ATGGCAAATAAGAAAAATGAACTAATTTCCAATTATTACAAAAATTATTCTCTTTGGAGTATGTTCAAAGCCAAAAACCTTAGCCCGCAAAAATTAGCGGGTTTCACAGCGCTGATCCTTTCAATAATAAGCGCTATCGGTATATATATCATCGAACAGAAATGGCAATTCGCACTCGGCGCATTTATTGTCACGTTCCTGGTATCTTATTATCTATACCTTTACACCTTGCAAAATTTCATTTATAGAAAGATAAAATTGATCTATAAATTTATTTACCAAACGAAGGCGACCAAACGGGAAGATTTTTTTAACAAGAAAATCCTTCCATCCAAAACGATCGAGGAGGTAAGCGAAGATGTTGAAAAATGGGCCAGCCAGAAAAGGGAAGAGTTGGAAAATCTCCGTAAAAATGAAGCTTTCAGAAAGGAATTTTTACTGAACCTTTCCCACGAATTAAAAACTCCCATCTTCGCGGTTCAAGGGTATATCCACACCTTGCTCGATGGCGCCATCGATGATCCCGGTGTCAACAGGATGTTCCTTAAAAATGCTACCAAAAATATTGATCGGCTCTGTAGGCTTTTAGATGACCTGGACGAAATATCCAAATTGGAAATCGGTGAGATGTCCGTCGCGCCGGATGATTTTATTATCCAGGATCTTATCAAGGATGTTTTTGATACCCTTTCGCTCAAAGCAAACCAGAAAAATATCAAGTTCCAGATTAAAAAAGGTTGCGAAGCACCGATCCGGGTTTGGGCTGATAAAGAAAAAATAAGGCAGGTTTTAATTAACCTGATTGACAATTCTATTAAATACGGTAAACAAGATGGTAGCACCATCGCGAGCATCTATAACCTCGATGACAAAACCGTCTTAATTGAAATCTCCGATGATGGCCACGGTATGGCCGAGGAGCATCTACCCAGGGTTTTCGAACGTTTTTATAGAACTGATAAGGCGCGTAGCCGGGATATTGGCGGTACGGGATTAGGATTGGCCATCGTGAAACATATCGTGGAAGCGCATGGTCAAAACATTACCGTGCGTAGTAAGCTGGAGATCGGATCCACGTTCGGGTTTACATTGCAAACGGCAAAAGATTGA
- a CDS encoding response regulator transcription factor: protein MMMDQAVAGKILVVDDETDILEIISYNLKSAGYDTVTAKDGDEALQKAKIFRPDLIMLDIMMPNKNGIDTCKEIRRIPDFKDTMVLFLTALNDEKSEIEGLNMGADDYIAKPIKPKLLVSRINALFRRLNKQEETQMHLGDLIIDREKFTVTYKGQEIILAKKEFELLQLLASKPGRVFLRNEILNQVWGTEVIVGDRTIDVHIRKIRQKIGVDLITTVKGVGYKFEL, encoded by the coding sequence ATGATGATGGATCAAGCTGTTGCAGGGAAAATCCTGGTGGTAGACGATGAAACGGATATCTTGGAAATTATTAGCTATAATTTGAAGAGCGCCGGATACGACACCGTTACTGCCAAAGACGGCGATGAAGCTTTGCAAAAAGCAAAAATCTTCCGACCAGATTTGATTATGCTTGATATCATGATGCCGAATAAAAACGGGATTGATACATGCAAGGAAATCAGGAGAATACCGGATTTTAAAGATACCATGGTATTATTCCTAACAGCATTAAATGATGAAAAATCCGAAATCGAAGGATTAAACATGGGCGCCGATGATTACATCGCAAAACCCATCAAACCAAAATTGTTGGTTAGCCGTATTAACGCACTTTTCCGCAGGTTGAATAAACAGGAAGAAACCCAAATGCACCTGGGAGACCTTATTATTGACCGCGAAAAGTTTACAGTTACTTACAAAGGACAAGAAATTATCCTGGCCAAGAAAGAGTTTGAGTTGCTGCAATTACTTGCTTCCAAACCCGGAAGAGTGTTCTTGCGCAACGAAATCTTAAACCAAGTTTGGGGTACGGAGGTAATCGTTGGAGATCGTACCATCGATGTACACATCCGTAAGATCCGCCAAAAAATTGGTGTGGATCTTATTACCACTGTAAAAGGTGTCGGCTACAAGTTCGAATTGTAA
- a CDS encoding ABC transporter ATP-binding protein → MENTAAKKVFNFSLLNRVFTFARPYRKSFILSMFLTVVLAVISPLRPYLIQLTVDKYIANAMVQMIVTITIVQIVLLLLETVVRFSFTYLTNWLGQSVIKDLRVTVFKKVIHLNLSFFDKTPIGTLTTRTINDIEAINDIFSEGIISIVADVLMILAILGVMFAQDWRLTLVSLSPFPVLILATYWFKESVNKSFHRVRNAVSALNAFVQEHITGMVVVQAFAAEKRENEKFRNINRDHRKANVDAIFAYSIFFPVVEIILATSLGLMVWYGANKVLNYEVTQGVMIAFIMYLNMLFRPLRILADKFNTLQMGMVASERVFKLLDSNDYIDDKGKVGGEGMKGDIKFEDVSFSYVPDRYVLKNISFHAKPGQTIAIVGHTGSGKTTIISILNRLYDIQKGTIKIDDVPLPDYKLDAVRGKIGVVLQDVFLFAGSIYENITLRNEAISREQVEEAARLIGMHDFIMQLPGGYDYPVMERGTTLSLGQRQLISFVRALLYDPAILVLDEATSSVDTESELLIQQAIDKLISDRTAIVIAHRLSTISKADQIIVLDKGEIREMGNHEELLKKEGYYYKLYTMQFKKEGAV, encoded by the coding sequence TTGGAAAACACAGCAGCCAAGAAAGTATTTAATTTTAGCCTGTTAAATAGGGTATTTACATTTGCAAGACCATACCGGAAATCATTCATCTTATCGATGTTTTTGACCGTAGTTTTGGCTGTAATTTCCCCGCTGCGCCCCTACCTGATCCAATTAACCGTTGATAAATACATCGCCAATGCGATGGTGCAGATGATCGTTACGATCACGATCGTGCAAATTGTTTTATTGTTATTGGAAACCGTTGTAAGGTTTTCGTTTACTTATCTCACCAACTGGCTAGGGCAATCGGTGATTAAAGATCTCCGGGTGACCGTCTTCAAAAAGGTGATCCATCTCAATTTATCATTCTTCGACAAGACCCCCATCGGTACATTAACAACTAGAACCATCAACGACATTGAAGCGATTAACGATATCTTCTCCGAAGGTATTATTTCGATCGTTGCGGATGTTTTGATGATTCTAGCGATACTGGGAGTGATGTTTGCACAAGATTGGCGACTTACGCTTGTTAGCTTGTCTCCCTTCCCGGTATTGATCTTGGCAACATATTGGTTCAAGGAAAGTGTAAATAAATCCTTTCACAGGGTACGGAATGCTGTATCGGCCTTGAATGCTTTCGTGCAGGAGCATATCACCGGGATGGTGGTTGTGCAGGCATTTGCAGCCGAGAAAAGGGAAAACGAAAAGTTCCGCAACATTAACCGGGATCATAGGAAGGCTAATGTGGATGCCATTTTTGCGTACTCAATATTCTTCCCCGTCGTGGAAATTATCTTGGCCACTTCGCTGGGGCTAATGGTTTGGTACGGCGCCAACAAGGTATTGAATTATGAAGTAACGCAAGGGGTGATGATTGCATTTATCATGTACCTCAATATGTTATTCAGGCCCTTAAGGATCTTGGCAGATAAATTTAATACGCTGCAAATGGGGATGGTAGCAAGTGAGAGAGTTTTCAAACTGCTGGATAGCAATGACTATATAGATGATAAAGGGAAAGTTGGCGGTGAAGGCATGAAAGGTGATATCAAGTTTGAGGATGTTAGCTTCTCGTACGTTCCTGACCGGTATGTACTAAAAAATATCAGTTTCCATGCAAAGCCCGGTCAAACGATCGCTATCGTGGGACATACAGGTTCCGGCAAGACTACCATTATCAGCATCTTGAACCGGTTATATGATATCCAGAAAGGTACCATCAAGATAGATGATGTTCCGCTGCCGGATTATAAACTGGATGCGGTTCGTGGAAAGATCGGGGTCGTGTTGCAGGATGTATTCTTGTTTGCCGGCTCCATATATGAAAATATCACCCTGCGTAATGAAGCCATTTCGAGGGAGCAGGTTGAAGAAGCTGCCAGGCTGATCGGTATGCATGATTTCATTATGCAATTACCCGGAGGCTATGACTACCCCGTAATGGAACGTGGTACGACTTTGTCACTTGGGCAAAGGCAATTGATTTCATTTGTTAGGGCCCTGTTGTACGACCCGGCCATCCTGGTGTTAGACGAAGCAACTTCATCAGTCGATACGGAATCGGAATTATTGATACAACAGGCGATCGACAAGTTAATTTCTGATCGTACGGCGATTGTTATCGCGCACAGGCTTTCCACTATTAGTAAGGCCGACCAGATCATCGTGCTGGATAAAGGAGAAATCCGCGAGATGGGGAATCACGAGGAATTATTAAAGAAAGAAGGATATTATTATAAATTATATACAATGCAATTCAAGAAGGAAGGGGCGGTTTAA